Proteins from one Sarcophilus harrisii chromosome 2, mSarHar1.11, whole genome shotgun sequence genomic window:
- the PTGS1 gene encoding prostaglandin G/H synthase 1 isoform X2, with amino-acid sequence MQYGYGQLNPCCYFPCQHKGVCVRFGLNRYQCDCTQTGYYGSNCTVPELWTRIREALRPSPSFYHFILTHGRCIWNIINSTFLRDVLMRLVLTVRANLIPSPPTYNSEHGYISWESYANLSFYTRVLAPVPEDCPTPMGFKGNKQLPDPELLARRFLLRNEFVPDPQGTNLLFAFFAQHFTHQFFKTSGKMGPGFTKALGHGVDLGHIYGDNLERQYQLRLFKDGKLKFQMVDGEMYPPSVAETQVSMKYPANVPEAQQMAVGQEVFGLLPGLMMYATIWLREHNRVCDILRDEHPTWNDEQLFQTTRLILIGETIKIVIEDYVQHLSGYFLKLKFDPELLFGIQFQYQNHISVEFNHLYHWHPLMPDSFVVGQEEYSYEQFVFNTSMLLDYGVEALVDAFSRQRAGQIGGVGNINHHVLHVAVSTIKESRELRLQSFNEYRKRFGLKPYTSFQELTGEKQKSAELEELYGDIDALEFYPGLLLEKSLPDSIFGESMVEIGAPFSLKGLLGNPICSPEYWKPSTFGGETGFNIVKTATLQKLICLNVKTCPYVSFRVPDPHQEDNQKVKRPSAEL; translated from the exons TGAACCCCTGCTGTTACTTCCCATGTCAACACAAAGGTGTCTGTGTGCGCTTTGGCCTAAACCGCTACCAATGTGATTGCACCCAAACTGGCTACTATGGCTCCAACTGCACTGTGC CGGAGCTATGGACTAGAATCCGGGAAGCCTTGCGCCCCAGCCCTTCTTTCTACCACTTCATCTTGACCCATGGTCGCTGTATCTGGAACATTATCAACTCTACCTTCTTACGAGATGTTCTCATGAGACTTGTGCTTACAG TTCGAGCAAACCTGATTCCTAGTCCACCCACCTACAACTCGGAACATGGCTATATCAGCTGGGAGTCCTATGCCAATTTGAGCTTCTATACTCGGGTGCTAGCCCCTGTACCTGAAGACTGCCCTACCCCTATGGGGTTCAAAG GAAATAAACAGCTGCCAGATCCAGAGTTGCTGGCCCGACGCTTCCTGTTGCGGAATGAATTTGTGCCAGACCCTCAGGGGACCAATCTTCTGTTTGCCTTCTTTGCCCAGCATTTTACCCATCAATTCTTCAAAACATCTGGCAAGATGGGCCCTGGCTTTACTAAAGCCCTGGGCCATGGG GTGGACCTCGGCCACATTTATGGAGACAACTTGGAGCGCCAGTATCAACTCCGTCTTTTTAAGGATGGAAAGCTCAAATTTCAG ATGGTGGATGGGGAGATGTATCCACCATCAGTGGCTGAGACTCAAGTGTCCATGAAGTACCCCGCAAATGTGCCTGAAGCTCAACAGATGGCCGTGGGCCAGGAGGTGTTTGGGCTGCTCCCAGGCCTCATGATGTATGCTACCATCTGGCTTCGGGAGCATAATCGTGTCTGTGACATCTTGCGAGATGAGCACCCCACCTGGAATGATGAGCAACTCTTTCAGACAACCCGACTCATCCTCATAG GGGAGACCATCAAGATCGTCATTGAAGACTATGTGCAGCATCTCAGTGGATATTTCTTGAAGCTGAAGTTTGACCCTGAACTGCTTTTTGGAATCCAGTTTCAGTATCAGAACCACATCTCTGTGGAATTTAACCATCTCTATCACTGGCACCCACTAATGCCTGACTCCTTTGTGGTGGGACAGGAGGAATACAGCTATGAGCAGTTTGTGTTCAATACCTCCATGCTTTTGGATTATGGTGTGGAAGCCCTGGTGGATGCCTTCTCCCGACAGAGGGCAGGCCAG attggtggagttgggaacatCAACCACCATGTGTTACATGTAGCTGTGAGCACCATTAAGGAGTCAAGGGAGCTGAGGCTGCAGTCCTTCAATGAATATCGAAAACGATTTGGCTTGAAACCCTACACCTCCTTCCAGGAGCTCACAG gaGAGAAGCAGAAATCAGCAGAACTGGAGGAACTATATGGAGACATTGATGCTTTGGAGTTCTATCCAGGCTTGCTTCTAGAGAAATCTCTGCCTGATTCTATCTTTGGAGAGAGCATGGTGGAGATTGGGGCCCCCTTCTCCCTCAAGGGGCTGTTGGGGAACCCCATATGTTCTCCTGAGTACTGGAAGCCAAGCACATTTGGTGGTGAGACTGGTTTCAACATTGTTAAGACAGCCACGTTGCAGAAGCTGATTTGTCTCAATGTCAAAACATGTCCCTATGTTTCATTCCGTGTGCCTGACCCACACCAAGAAGACAACCAGAAGGTGAAGAGGCCATCTGCTGAGCTATGA
- the PTGS1 gene encoding prostaglandin G/H synthase 1 isoform X1 codes for MSWLHLSFSLLLLLQSVSPAPGTPATVNPCCYFPCQHKGVCVRFGLNRYQCDCTQTGYYGSNCTVPELWTRIREALRPSPSFYHFILTHGRCIWNIINSTFLRDVLMRLVLTVRANLIPSPPTYNSEHGYISWESYANLSFYTRVLAPVPEDCPTPMGFKGNKQLPDPELLARRFLLRNEFVPDPQGTNLLFAFFAQHFTHQFFKTSGKMGPGFTKALGHGVDLGHIYGDNLERQYQLRLFKDGKLKFQMVDGEMYPPSVAETQVSMKYPANVPEAQQMAVGQEVFGLLPGLMMYATIWLREHNRVCDILRDEHPTWNDEQLFQTTRLILIGETIKIVIEDYVQHLSGYFLKLKFDPELLFGIQFQYQNHISVEFNHLYHWHPLMPDSFVVGQEEYSYEQFVFNTSMLLDYGVEALVDAFSRQRAGQIGGVGNINHHVLHVAVSTIKESRELRLQSFNEYRKRFGLKPYTSFQELTGEKQKSAELEELYGDIDALEFYPGLLLEKSLPDSIFGESMVEIGAPFSLKGLLGNPICSPEYWKPSTFGGETGFNIVKTATLQKLICLNVKTCPYVSFRVPDPHQEDNQKVKRPSAEL; via the exons TGAACCCCTGCTGTTACTTCCCATGTCAACACAAAGGTGTCTGTGTGCGCTTTGGCCTAAACCGCTACCAATGTGATTGCACCCAAACTGGCTACTATGGCTCCAACTGCACTGTGC CGGAGCTATGGACTAGAATCCGGGAAGCCTTGCGCCCCAGCCCTTCTTTCTACCACTTCATCTTGACCCATGGTCGCTGTATCTGGAACATTATCAACTCTACCTTCTTACGAGATGTTCTCATGAGACTTGTGCTTACAG TTCGAGCAAACCTGATTCCTAGTCCACCCACCTACAACTCGGAACATGGCTATATCAGCTGGGAGTCCTATGCCAATTTGAGCTTCTATACTCGGGTGCTAGCCCCTGTACCTGAAGACTGCCCTACCCCTATGGGGTTCAAAG GAAATAAACAGCTGCCAGATCCAGAGTTGCTGGCCCGACGCTTCCTGTTGCGGAATGAATTTGTGCCAGACCCTCAGGGGACCAATCTTCTGTTTGCCTTCTTTGCCCAGCATTTTACCCATCAATTCTTCAAAACATCTGGCAAGATGGGCCCTGGCTTTACTAAAGCCCTGGGCCATGGG GTGGACCTCGGCCACATTTATGGAGACAACTTGGAGCGCCAGTATCAACTCCGTCTTTTTAAGGATGGAAAGCTCAAATTTCAG ATGGTGGATGGGGAGATGTATCCACCATCAGTGGCTGAGACTCAAGTGTCCATGAAGTACCCCGCAAATGTGCCTGAAGCTCAACAGATGGCCGTGGGCCAGGAGGTGTTTGGGCTGCTCCCAGGCCTCATGATGTATGCTACCATCTGGCTTCGGGAGCATAATCGTGTCTGTGACATCTTGCGAGATGAGCACCCCACCTGGAATGATGAGCAACTCTTTCAGACAACCCGACTCATCCTCATAG GGGAGACCATCAAGATCGTCATTGAAGACTATGTGCAGCATCTCAGTGGATATTTCTTGAAGCTGAAGTTTGACCCTGAACTGCTTTTTGGAATCCAGTTTCAGTATCAGAACCACATCTCTGTGGAATTTAACCATCTCTATCACTGGCACCCACTAATGCCTGACTCCTTTGTGGTGGGACAGGAGGAATACAGCTATGAGCAGTTTGTGTTCAATACCTCCATGCTTTTGGATTATGGTGTGGAAGCCCTGGTGGATGCCTTCTCCCGACAGAGGGCAGGCCAG attggtggagttgggaacatCAACCACCATGTGTTACATGTAGCTGTGAGCACCATTAAGGAGTCAAGGGAGCTGAGGCTGCAGTCCTTCAATGAATATCGAAAACGATTTGGCTTGAAACCCTACACCTCCTTCCAGGAGCTCACAG gaGAGAAGCAGAAATCAGCAGAACTGGAGGAACTATATGGAGACATTGATGCTTTGGAGTTCTATCCAGGCTTGCTTCTAGAGAAATCTCTGCCTGATTCTATCTTTGGAGAGAGCATGGTGGAGATTGGGGCCCCCTTCTCCCTCAAGGGGCTGTTGGGGAACCCCATATGTTCTCCTGAGTACTGGAAGCCAAGCACATTTGGTGGTGAGACTGGTTTCAACATTGTTAAGACAGCCACGTTGCAGAAGCTGATTTGTCTCAATGTCAAAACATGTCCCTATGTTTCATTCCGTGTGCCTGACCCACACCAAGAAGACAACCAGAAGGTGAAGAGGCCATCTGCTGAGCTATGA